In Populus nigra chromosome 10, ddPopNigr1.1, whole genome shotgun sequence, the following proteins share a genomic window:
- the LOC133705342 gene encoding methyltransferase FGSG_00040: MREEDQLQQPLTPEELMQELRFKATELLLREEWQESVQVYTQFINLCQDQISVKSHQNHPDPDLLTKLQKSLCLALSNRAEALSRLRDLTGALKDCDQALKIESTHFKSLVCKGKILLSLNRYSVALDCFKTAVLDPQASGNLETLNGYVQKCKKLEFQSRTGAFDLSDWILSGFRGKSPELAEYTGPVQIKRSELSGRGLFATKNIDAGTLLLVTKAIATERGILSGEDSCENARLVMWKNFVDKVVDSATKCERTHHLISTLSSGEDEDKLEAPEMSLFRPEAEEIGELNEKLDKVKILNVLDVNSLVEDSVSAKVLGRNSDYYGVGLWVLASFINHSCNPNARRLHVGDHVLVHASRDVKAGEEITFAYFDVLSPLSKRNEMSKTWGFHCSCKRCKFEEEMCSKQELKEIEIGLERGIDVGSAIFRLEEGMRRWMVRGRGKGYMRASFWAAYFEAYGSEKSLTRWGRRIPAVDIVVDSVAEAVGCDERVLKVFMQAFKGNGVSLVDMEKSLKLGRGVHGKVVKKQQALRSLLDFGTHDA, encoded by the coding sequence atgagagaagagGACCAACTGCAACAGCCATTAACACCAGAAGAGTTGATGCAAGAGCTCAGATTCAAAGCCACTGAGCTTCTTCTCAGAGAAGAATGGCAAGAATCCGTTCAAGTCTACACCCAGTTCATCAATCTCTGTCAAGACCAGATCTCTGTCAAGTCACATCAAAATCACCCAGACCCAGACCTCCTCACCAAGCTTCAAAAATCCCTCTGCTTAGCCCTGTCAAACCGTGCTGAAGCACTGTCCAGGCTTAGAGATCTCACGGGAGCGCTCAAAGATTGTGATCAAGCATTGAAAATTGAGAGTACACATTTCAAGTCCCTTGTTTGCAAAGGCAAAATCTTGCTTAGTTTGAACAGGTACTCAGTGGCCTTGGATTGCTTCAAAACTGCTGTTCTTGATCCACAGGCTAGTGGAAACCTTGAAACTCTGAATGGGTACGTGCAGAAATGCAAGAAACTGGAATTTCAATCAAGGACAGGAGCTTTTGATCTCTCTGATTGGATCCTAAGTGGGTTTCGTGGCAAATCTCCAGAGCTTGCTGAGTACACTGGTCCAGTGCAGATTAAGAGGTCTGAGCTCAGTGGAAGAGGCCTGTTTGCAACAAAGAACATTGATGCAGGGACTTTGCTGTTAGTGACTAAAGCAATTGCCACAGAGAGAGGTATATTATCAGGTGAAGATTCTTGTGAGAATGCACGGTTGGTCATGTGGAAGAATTTTGTTGATAAAGTTGTAGATTCAGCTACTAAATGTGAAAGAACTCACCATTTGATTAGCACATTGTCAAGTGGTGAAGATGAGGATAAGCTTGAGGCTCCTGAAATGAGTCTATTTAGGCCTGAGGCAGAGGAGATTGGAGAGTTAAATGAGAAGCTTGATAAGGTTAAAATTTTGAACGTATTGGATGTGAATTCTCTTGTTGAGGATTCAGTTTCAGCTAAAGTCTTAGGGAGGAATAGTGATTATTATGGTGTCGGATTATGGGTTCTGGCTTCATTCATTAACCATTCATGTAATCCTAATGCTAGACGCTTGCATGTTGGGGATCATGTGCTAGTTCATGCTTCCAGGGATGTTAAGGCGGGTGAAGAAATCACATTTGCATATTTTGACGTGCTTTCTCCATTAAGCAAGCGAAACGAAATGTCAAAGACATGGGGTTTTCATTGCAGTTGCAAGAGGTgcaaatttgaagaagaaatgtGTTCTAAGCAAGAGCTGAAGGAAATAGAGATAGGACTTGAAAGAGGGATTGATGTGGGCAGTGCAATTTTTAGGCTAGAGGAAGGTATGAGAAGATGGATGGTGAGAGGGAGGGGGAAAGGCTATATGAGGGCATCATTTTGGGCTGCATATTTTGAAGCTTATGGCTCTGAGAAATCTTTGACGAGGTGGGGAAGACGAATTCCGGCTGTCGATATAGTAGTGGATAGTGTTGCAGAAGCTGTGGGGTGTGATGAGAGAGTACTGAAGGTTTTTATGCAAGCATTTAAAGGAAACGGCGTTAGCTTGGTGGATATGGAGAAATCACTCAAGTTGGGAAGAGGAGTACATGGAAAGGTGGTCAAGAAACAACAAGCCTTAAGGTCCCTCCTTGACTTTGGCACTCATGATGCTTGA
- the LOC133705346 gene encoding protein SHORT ROOT IN SALT MEDIUM 1-like, whose amino-acid sequence MQVQNPSLFQICLKKKMTRWRQKKELSGKEAVIDKELLEAFRCFDWNQTGYIRVEDMRLIIHSLGTFLSHTEVKELVQSALLENNTGRDDCILYNKLVRMNHLIL is encoded by the exons ATGCAGGTACAAAACCCAAGTCTGTTTCAGATTTGtctgaaaaaaaagatgacaagGTGGAGACAGAAGAAAGAGCTGTCTGGGAAGGAGGCTGTGATTGATAAGGAATTATTGGAG GCTTTCAGGTGTTTTGACTGGAATCAAACTGGCTACATCAGG GTTGAAGACATGAGGTTGATTATACACAGCTTGGGGACATTTCTTTCCCACACGGAAGTCAAG GAACTTGTGCAAAGTGCTTTGTTGGAGAACAACACTGGGAGGGATGACTGCATTCTCTATAATAAGCTGGTCAGAATGAATCATTTGATATTGTAG
- the LOC133705344 gene encoding protein SHORT ROOT IN SALT MEDIUM 1-like isoform X2 yields the protein MFLFIGLNNMYSPRGSNAYGAQSAYAQYLGMTYSGSSVGGLDGGSQHSLAYRHSSILGGPQEADVGGYRDYASATSHYEDQYRAVYGSTSMSGAQQVGSQWLLHLHECYLIQLLRHFPVFLY from the exons ATGTTTTTATTCATTGGTTTAAATAATATGTATTCTCCGAGAGGCAGCAATGCTTATGGTGCCCAATCTGCCTATGCTCAATAT CTGGGAATGACCTATTCTGGGAGCTCTGTTGGAGGGCTTGATGGGGGCTCTCAACATTCATTGGCCTATAGGCATTCATCGATTCTCGGCGGTCCTCAGGAGGCTGATGTTGGTGGATACAGAGATTATGCTTCAGCCACATCACATTATGAGGACCAGTACAGAGCTGTTTATGGCTCAACTTCCATGAGTGGTGCTCAACAG GTTGGTTCACAATGGTTACTCCATCTACATGAATGTTACTTGATTCAGTTGCTAAGGCATTTTCCAGTGTTCCTCTATTAG
- the LOC133705344 gene encoding protein SHORT ROOT IN SALT MEDIUM 1-like isoform X3, translating into MFLFIGLNNMYSPRGSNAYGAQSAYAQYLGMTYSGSSVGGLDGGSQHSLAYRHSSILGGPQEADVGGYRDYASATSHYEDQYRAVYGSTSMSGAQQLCSLSLSLDALLDYTALTVC; encoded by the exons ATGTTTTTATTCATTGGTTTAAATAATATGTATTCTCCGAGAGGCAGCAATGCTTATGGTGCCCAATCTGCCTATGCTCAATAT CTGGGAATGACCTATTCTGGGAGCTCTGTTGGAGGGCTTGATGGGGGCTCTCAACATTCATTGGCCTATAGGCATTCATCGATTCTCGGCGGTCCTCAGGAGGCTGATGTTGGTGGATACAGAGATTATGCTTCAGCCACATCACATTATGAGGACCAGTACAGAGCTGTTTATGGCTCAACTTCCATGAGTGGTGCTCAACAG CTGTGCTCTTTATCACTTTCCCTGGACGCACTTTTGGATTACACTG CTCTCACTGTTTGCTGA
- the LOC133705344 gene encoding protein SHORT ROOT IN SALT MEDIUM 1-like isoform X1 has product MFLFIGLNNMYSPRGSNAYGAQSAYAQYLGMTYSGSSVGGLDGGSQHSLAYRHSSILGGPQEADVGGYRDYASATSHYEDQYRAVYGSTSMSGAQQLCSLSLSLDALLDYTGKDVEESTFDVCLVNTVLYFPFMYA; this is encoded by the exons ATGTTTTTATTCATTGGTTTAAATAATATGTATTCTCCGAGAGGCAGCAATGCTTATGGTGCCCAATCTGCCTATGCTCAATAT CTGGGAATGACCTATTCTGGGAGCTCTGTTGGAGGGCTTGATGGGGGCTCTCAACATTCATTGGCCTATAGGCATTCATCGATTCTCGGCGGTCCTCAGGAGGCTGATGTTGGTGGATACAGAGATTATGCTTCAGCCACATCACATTATGAGGACCAGTACAGAGCTGTTTATGGCTCAACTTCCATGAGTGGTGCTCAACAG CTGTGCTCTTTATCACTTTCCCTGGACGCACTTTTGGATTACACTGGTAAGGATGTTGAGGAATCAACATTTGACGTTTGCCTTGTTAATACCGTGTTATATTTTCCCTTTATGTATGCCTAA
- the LOC133705343 gene encoding transcription factor MYB106-like: MVKSQCFEKVGLKKGPWTPEEDQKLLAYIEEHGHGSWRALPAKAGLRRCGKSCRLRWTNYLRPDIKRGKFNLQEEQSIIQLHAFLGNRWSAIATHLPKRTDNEIKNYWNTHLKKRLDKMGIDPVTHKPKADSFGSGSGHSKGAASLSHMAQWESARLEAEARLVRESKLTVPNPPKKVLSSVVSAQVSNKGSAAPTARPQCLDVLKAWQGVVFSMFSVGGRDSLESPTSTLNFSENALAMIPFIGVQKNATTTLAFATNNATCNRGATASEFDSGNQLECFEKLKETAQVKRNLDSLMAIHDISPYASDHNAWFVDSSANENAPMGNIIDGFSEILVCNSLDPSPTCSGENINDWYAGSLEDNYWNSLLNLVDASPTGSSVF; the protein is encoded by the exons ATGGTTAAGTCTCAATGCTTTGAGAAGGTGGGACTGAAGAAAGGGCCATGGACTCCTGAAGAAGACCAGAAGCTTTTGGCTTACATCGAAGAGCATGGGCATGGAAGCTGGCGAGCCTTGCCTGCCAAAGCTG gactTCGAAGATGCGGGAAGAGCTGTAGACTCAGGTGGACCAACTACCTTCGGCCAGATATCAAGAGAGGAAAGTTTAATTTGCAGGAAGAACAATCAATCATTCAGCTTCATGCTTTTCTTGGAAACAG GTGGTCAGCCATTGCTACTCACTTGCCGAAAAGAACCGACAACGAGATCAAGAATTACTGGAACACACATCTTAAGAAAAGATTAGACAAAATGGGCATTGATCCTGTGACACACAAGCCAAAAGCTGATTCTTTCGGCTCAGGAAGTGGCCATTCCAAGGGTGCTGCCAGTTTAAGCCACATGGCTCAATGGGAGAGTGCTCGACTAGAGGCCGAAGCCAGATTGGTCCGTGAGTCGAAGTTAACTGTACCTAATCCTCCCAAAAAAGTACTAAGCTCTGTAGTTTCAGCTCAAGTCTCCAACAAAGGTAGTGCAGCTCCAACAGCAAGACCACAGTGTCTTGATGTTCTCAAAGCATGGCAAGGGGTCGTCTTCAGCATGTTCTCGGTAGGCGGCCGTGACTCTCTCGAGTCTCCAACATCCACATTGAATTTCTCAGAAAATGCATTAGCCATGATCCCATTCATTGGAGTTCAGAAAAATGCAACCACCACACTAGCTTTTGCCACAAATAATGCTACATGCAACAGAGGGGCTACGGCCAGTGAATTTGACAGCGGAAACCAGTTGGAGTGCTTTGAGAAACTGAAAGAAACAGCACAAGTGAAACGAAATTTGGACAGTTTAATGGCAATTCATGATATAAGCCCGTATGCCAGCGATCATAATGCTTGGTTTGTAGACTCTTCAGCGAATGAAAACGCACCTATGGGGAATATCATTGACGGATTTTCGGAAATTTTAGTGTGTAATTCTCTGGACCCCAGCCCGACCTGTTCTGGAGAGAATATTAATGATTGGTATGCTGGTAGTCTTGAAGATAATTATTGGAATAGCTTACTCAATCTGGTGGATGCTTCTCCAACTGGGTCCTCTGTATTTTGA
- the LOC133704719 gene encoding anaphase-promoting complex subunit 2-like isoform X1: MFLFIGLNNMYSPRGSNAYGAQSAYPQYGILTESPGKDLNDHVFTLVEGIVDAGKNSGNTGSCEELLGGDEEGERSVASVEDQIRKEMTIYEKFIMGMLTNFGSMALDRIHNTLKMFCVADPPYDKSLQQLQSFLSGLVSEEKLELRDGMYFLKK, translated from the exons ATGTTTTTATTCATTGGTTTAAATAATATGTATTCTCCGAGAGGCAGCAATGCTTATGGTGCCCAATCTGCCTATCCTCAATAT GGAATTCTTACAGAATCACCGGGCAAAGACTTGAATGATCATGTATTTACCCTAGTGGAAGGCATTGTCGATGCTGGCAAAAACAGTGGCAATACTGGTAGTTGTGAGGAGTTGTTAGGAGGTGATGAGGAGGGAGAGAGATCTGTAGCCTCTGTCGAGGACCAGATACGCAAGGAAATGACCATCTATGAG AAGTTTATAATGGGCATGCTCACCAATTTCGGCAGCATGGCATTGGATCGCATTCACAATACTCTCAAG ATGTTTTGCGTAGCTGATCCTCCTTACGACAAGTCACTCCAACAATTGCAAAGCTTTTTATCAGGTCTGGTTTCTGAAGAGAAGTTAGAACTTAGAGATGGGATGTACTTCTTGAAGAAGTAA
- the LOC133704719 gene encoding anaphase-promoting complex subunit 2-like isoform X2, whose product MGILTESPGKDLNDHVFTLVEGIVDAGKNSGNTGSCEELLGGDEEGERSVASVEDQIRKEMTIYEKFIMGMLTNFGSMALDRIHNTLKMFCVADPPYDKSLQQLQSFLSGLVSEEKLELRDGMYFLKK is encoded by the exons ATG GGAATTCTTACAGAATCACCGGGCAAAGACTTGAATGATCATGTATTTACCCTAGTGGAAGGCATTGTCGATGCTGGCAAAAACAGTGGCAATACTGGTAGTTGTGAGGAGTTGTTAGGAGGTGATGAGGAGGGAGAGAGATCTGTAGCCTCTGTCGAGGACCAGATACGCAAGGAAATGACCATCTATGAG AAGTTTATAATGGGCATGCTCACCAATTTCGGCAGCATGGCATTGGATCGCATTCACAATACTCTCAAG ATGTTTTGCGTAGCTGATCCTCCTTACGACAAGTCACTCCAACAATTGCAAAGCTTTTTATCAGGTCTGGTTTCTGAAGAGAAGTTAGAACTTAGAGATGGGATGTACTTCTTGAAGAAGTAA
- the LOC133705860 gene encoding NAC domain-containing protein 2-like yields MQGKTIYNQLPPGFRFHPTDEELIVYYLRNQATSRPCPASIIPEVDIYKFDPWQLPEKAEFGENEWYFFTPRDRKYPNGVRPNRATVSGYWKATGTDKAIHSGSKYVGVKKALVFYKGRPPKGAKTDWIMHEYRLNDPRKQANKQNGSMRLDDWVLCRIYKKRHTIGHLEEKTENTVDAHLDVTPANDVSEQQMMKFPRTCSLSHLLELEYLGSISQLLSGDTYNSNLDLQNLMSNAGTDHVEKIQLGQMSLQHTDRGKFQGNLQGSTLNQPLFMNHSSDLHGFESFDH; encoded by the exons ATGCAAGGAAAAACCATCTATAACCAGCTTCCTCCTGGTTTTAGGTTCCACCCTACCGATGAGGAATTGATCGTGTACTACCTTCGTAACCAAGCCACTTCCAGGCCATGCCCTGCATCTATTATCCCAGAAGTTGATATTTACAAATTTGATCCCTGGCAATTACCTG AGAAGGCAGAATTTGGAGAAAATGAGTGGTACTTCTTTACCCCTCGTGACCGCAAGTACCCAAATGGAGTGAGGCCTAACAGAGCAACCGTGTCGGGGTATTGGAAGGCCACGGGCACAGACAAGGCCATCCACAGCGGATCTAAATATGTTGGTGTCAAGAAAGCTCTTGTTTTTTACAAGGGCAGGCCACCAAAGGGTGCCAAGACAGATTGGATTATGCATGAGTATCGCTTAAATGATCCAAGAAAACAAGCCAACAAGCAAAATGGATCCATGAGA TTGGATGACTGGGTCCTATGTAGAATTTACAAAAAGAGGCACACGATAGGACATTTAGAGGAGAAAACAGAAAATACAGTAGATGCCCATTTGGACGTCACCCCAGCTAATGATGTTAGTGAacaacaaatgatgaaatttccAAGAACATGTTCTCTTTCTCATCTGTTAGAATTGGAGTACCTGGGTTCAATTTCCCAACTCTTGAGTGGTGACACATACAATTCAAATCTTGATCTCCAAAACCTCATGAGCAATGCTGGAACTGACCACGTTGAAAAAATCCAGCTAGGACAGATGTCTCTCCAACACACAGATCGTGGGAAGTTTCAGGGGAACCTGCAGGGCAGTACCTTAAACCAGCCACTATTTATGAACCATTCCAGTGACTTGCATGGTTTTGAGTCTTTTGACCATTGA